A segment of the Carya illinoinensis cultivar Pawnee chromosome 1, C.illinoinensisPawnee_v1, whole genome shotgun sequence genome:
ATCTTTGCCTCTTCTCTTTGATACCTGTAATCCAAAATCACAATTGGTAATCAGCACGCTCCATTGTACATAAAAGGAAATTCTTTACAAGAAAATTACCTGAGGCAGCACTTggtcttttcctcttcttcccaCGCGGCAGCTCTGGAGTCTGAAACACTTTTCCTGCACCCGTTTTCCATCTCGAAATGTCTGAGGCTCtttgatacttcatcttcctcctcctcccttGAACTCCAATTTGAGGTGACTGAATCATATTGCGTCCCAAGTTGTAGCTTGGCTAAATGACACTCTTGCAGCTGGGCAATGTCAATGgtgctgttgctgctgctgGAGTTCCCCAAGGCCAATGGTCCAGACCTATTCGAAGGCGTGTTATGGCGGGCAGGTGATGTGCTCTTGAATGGCGTGTGGCACCTAGAAGTCGTAGAACTGCCCAGCGGAGTCATCTCCGTCCCAGCATCTCGGTGTTGTACCTCATGAACCACGCCTGTACAGGCGTCTTTCATGCTTCCACCCGCTAGGTTTTTGAACAAGAACCCTTCTTTAGTGGGCTCCGAGTATCTGAAATTTGGCAAAATGGGCTCTTTGTCGTCCGTGAACTTGTCTGCATTAACAAATTTCAAATGGCTGTTGTTCATAACAAAACTAAATGCTTATTAAAATGTGCATAAAAGGGAAATTCGACTACTTTATTCTAGTTCTACTGGAAAACAAATTCATGGAGGTTGAAGCGCTAGCTCATACATTGTTCGATAAACATTTGTGCAGCTTTGAACCCATATGGGTGTCGTACTCGAACAAAGAACACAATCAAACAGTTAAGCAAAAGTCCAGAATCAGATTAAGCTTTTGGAGgacaataagtttttttttttcaaagactgATATTAGTAGCTTAAAAGGGATAAATTGACAAGTAAAGCGAAATGGTAAAAGTTCCATATTAAAGTCGAATCGGAGATCCTTACCTTTTAGAAGAACATCTGTTGATGCTGAGACCTCATGCAGAGCTCTGACAGAGTAATAATGCTGGTCCAACGACGCAGAACCTTGAAAGGTTGAAACTACTTTTGAGACATTTTCCTCGGTGACCCTTGATTTCTCCGCAAAGACCGCCACTTGTTGCTTCACGCTGTCAGCCTGTTTGATGATCTTCGAGGACTCTGATGACTTTGTGGTGTGAGCAGGAGAGTCATGGCAAGAGCTGCTCATCAGCCATTTCTCTGCGTCATCCCACTTTGAAGGAAAGCTTTTTCTTGGATGATTACCGGCACTGAAGCTGAAAACCGGTCTACCAGGAGTTGGAGGAGCCTCTATTCTCCTCCGAGTGACCGAGTTCACTCCCTCTCTCTGAgctgaaacctcaagaaacCCTCCACCTTCCGTAATGTTGTTTGCCACTGGAAATGACTTGACAAAATCAGAGGTCTCCTTGAGATTAAGCTGGCAAAGTGGGTCAGGGAAGGTGTCTACAAATGGGTTATCGTTGCTTTTCCCGAATAAGCTTGCGTTTGCCTCTAATGGAGATTCCTGaatcaaaacaaccaaaaagaATACAAAACAACACGGTTACTGAAACCCAGAGGAATATGGAAACGAGATAAGCAATAAGAGAAGAATGCAAATTTGGGATCTTTACTCCATTGGAAGCAAATATAGACTGAGATTGAAAGTATTTGGGGCTTGTGAGATTCATGGCCATGGTTCTAAGTTTAGAGGGGTGACTGATGTGGGAGCGAAAGAAACTCTTGTGGAGCTCTTTTATGTTGCGCAAGTAGTTTGCCTttctgcaccgttttgataaAGATCCCTGTCGTGAGAAAAGCGTCTGAGAAGGCAGATGAACAGTATTTTGAACACTGTAGCTGAACGAGTAAAAAGCATTGACTATTGGGAACCACGGTCTAACATACTGTTACGTGAATCACATGCGTTCAGGCAGGCTGAGCTGCTTTTCcttcaaaatgaaactacagTGACAGAGTCCTGGATAGTCCAACTCTCAATGAAGTAGAAGAGGAAGGGGACGAAAGAGTACTCCATTAAAAGAAGATTGGGGGGGGGGAGACTTTGGGAGGTGGAAAAAGCAATTGTGAGTCTTGTTTGAGAAAAACATTGaagtttgataaaaataaacaaataaataactgGTTCAACTTTTGTATTCATTTTGGGAAACTTCTTAGGTGTTTTGCTTCCCGCTTCCTTTAAGTGTGTATATGACAGGTCACAGGCTCTCATTGTGTTACAATCCAGGTAGGCACAACTTTTGCCTGTCTTCTTCTTCCATGCCTACTGCTACCACACAAAGTTTTCTAGTTTTCTATGCGCTCCGATGTGCTtcccaaagaaaaataataaattagtgCTTGGAGTGGGGATTTGGAATCAATTAGGTCGATTGCAACTTGTAAGAACTTCAAAAACACATTCCTAGGACATGTTTAGTGTGCAAAGAACAAGGCTAAAAAACCCATCTTGAACATGTTTTAACAGTTTGGTACtgcaaaatgttttttgttgcaTTGTTTAAGGGGAAACAATGACATCGAAAATGATATGGGATTTTGATTTCCCcactttactcttttttaattaattttttttctactaattatgtaatagataatatAACTAAAATATCTTTGTTTGTCCAGCTGCTCCGATCACATGTCCAGGAATTATGAGAATAATTAAGATACGAAATTAAGGGGATCTCAGTTCAATACCATTCACGTCAATATTGTCGTATTCTTTCTGCCTGTCCATCCGAACTTGGGAGGAAGTCTAACAACATGGGCCCAGAAAAGTGGAGTGCAACCGCCCAAGAAGTCAGCTAGGCTAAGGCCTATGGATCACAGCACATGATGCAGATAATTCTCCCCTCAATGGTTCTAACTTGTAGTGACGATAGCTGGGATGTcaaagtattaaaatattgataagaatgttctatatataaaactaatctCCTAGCTATAAAACTAgacaaaaaataagattataaaattatttttattataaaatatatatgatagatcacataaaatttaaaatattttcgttccttttttttttttttttataatcatggcaaagggaaaaaagatatgtaaatatttaagataGAAGATTTTAAGAATAAGAACAGtccatcttatatatatatatatatatatgttttgttaCACATAAGTTTATaaaccatatatatttatattttttttttaatttttaaattttttaaatttattcttcttaaaataattaaattgttcTCTTCATTgtctataaattaaatatttggtaaaaaaaaaaatatgtgatgtGATGTATAggcttatatttaaaatttttctatatatatcacataggtttaaattttaatgaaatgacCACATAATTTTATAATGCATCTGAAGTTGTGAACTCTGCACACCTAAAGCGATTACTTCAAAAGGTTGGAAAGTGATCCGAATTGGAGAGAATCAGAACCGGGGTTTGGAAGCTTTTGTTGGAAGCACGAAGTGCAGAGCATTTCCCATGCCTGAAAGGACGTCGTGATTTTTATAAGGGTGCTGTAcaaattatgatattagtgaataaaattatttaaattaaatatttattgagttttgaaaaataaaataaataaataaataatattataaaattaaaatattatcagaatattttaagatttaaaaattttaaattattttttatttaaaaatttgataaagttataaaaattagtttgaaagtattgATATTTAAATgttgtttaaaaagaaaataagattgaataaaataaaatgtctaaATGGCCTTGCTTCACTCCCATCTCATTAAATGAGTAAATACTGAATTAAAATAGATCGCACGCTCTTTTGTTTATGCATATGACAACAGGTTACAGTCAAAACCATTTAGTTGAACACGATCATGGTAGTCTAGTCATTcggaaagaaaatattatttcatgttATCGTCCAAACTTATTGTTAGAACTAAAGGGAGGTTTGAACGGTAAGTTAAATTGAAttgatataagatgagatgagatgaaaattaaataaaatataattttttaatataattttattttaagatttaaaaaagtataattgtttaaaaaaatgttaaatgtatttaagaaaaacttatttttctatatgtttgttattaatatgttaaaaattataaaatttaaaaagaaaagtaataaaataagtcttGTAAGTAAAAATGTAAGTATATGTAccactatttaattttttattatactttgtttgaaaatttaaaaaaattgtaataattaaataagatgaaatgagttgagagtGATTTTGGGTCCAAACAAAGCTTAATgactataaataggagagagatAAACATGTTAAGTAAGCTCTATAATAGAGAACTGCTATaaacacaaaaagattatataaaataaacctaCAAACTGATATGGTCTCATAAAATctgtaaaatctattttataagaaaaataattttataaattaacgtattatattaagtcacatcaatttataaatttatttttatataatttttttataattaaaatattttcttaacatTTGTTATCGtccatcaataaatattatagcgTCCACTTTATACCTCCATCTTTTATACATTGAAGCAGGAAATCTTGATCCATTCAGATGCCATGCTGGAGGGCTACAGCCTTGAGCTTTCATTTCTAATCAAACAGTGCCTGCTTGAGTGGGCatattttgagagagagagagagagagatgcttttTTATATCGATAGGATAGGTTAATGATGGAGATTATGActtgaaaaagataaaaaagaaataaagttgGCATCATGTGGACGATCCCCTTTGCTTGTGCACACAAGAAACTATAGCTGAATGGTGTGTAGATTCTGATGGCAAACGCTGGCCATTAAATAATTCCTGTTCAAAACCCTTTTGGCCTAACATTTGGCTACCACTAAGCAAGAGACTGTTTCCATTTTTGTTTGACGTACAGAATTCTGAATGACAAATCAAATGCTTATCCATAAGTGCCAATAATTGTAATGGTCAGTATTCTAAAACGATATTTATAGCAGAATGAACACCCAATCAATGACACTCTTCCGTCCCACATAGACTCATTCTGAAATTAAATATTCTTAGCTTAAATCATATGgtaacaaacatatatatatatataagttaccTAATTTCACACCCCAATAATTTTCAGAGAGAAAAGTTAGATGTTATAGAATATTGGAACTCTTCTGGACTCATTCCGCAGTGATCACACCATTTTTAGTGGATGCTTTAGATAATTTTAGGATAGATTCTGTgtcaagagtttcaaaaattcCATCCTTTTGAAAGAATTTGTGTCTTCTCAGTGAGCTGGAAGAGAACAAATTCTGCAAACGGGGGGAATTGTGGAGTTAGCCCCAACTTCCTACTCAaagtattttacttttattctaGTATGCGGTGGCAATGAGTTTGATCGATGGACAATTTGAGAATAGCCACATATTATTGCTGTTGAATTAGTCTAGACTCAAACGAATAATGTGAAAGTTACTCTACTTTAAAGGGAAAGATAGTTGAAATGCTGAGtgatatttcataaaataaaattctcttcACTGCAGCTAAATGGACATAGGAAATGAATAaggaaaagttattttttatgaattagaAATTCAACACTTAACAACTATATCTTAAACGAGGGTGTAAAgatagtaaaatataattagtTTAGGGTTGAAATTGAGAAATGTCATAATTTGTAGGTGCAAAGTGTAATTATCATTCAATTAATGTTGATCTAAATTTATGAGACGTTTCCAAAGATCCTCTGCTTCTGCTGCTGGTAGACATATCAATGTTTGTGAGAAATAGGCCTAGACTTAAACAGCAACAGAATAAGACACCATAACCTTTTTGTATAAGCTTGTGAAATTCTGAATAGATCCACCAACAATATGACTTGAGACTCACCGGCAACAACAGGTAGAAGATAAGCAAAATGGGGCCCCAGATAACCAAAGAATGTAACGTGTTAAGGCATAACCTATCAATAATTGAAGTTTATATCTGCTTTAGCTAATAGAGCCTTTagtaatcaaaaataaaaatgtaaacaACTTTCAACACTCATGATGACATGAGCAAAccattatttattctattacCAATATAACCACAGCCTCGAGAAGAACaaacttctttcttcttcctgttTCTTCTTGCATCACGAGATCAATGGCTGTAGCATGTTCTTCTCCCCCCCACATCCCAATTCTGAAATCTGGTCTACTCATCAATCCTATCAGCAAATCTCTGGTGGTTAAATACAGCCAAGCTCCATTCAAGAAAGCACCTAGATTCCAGATCAAATGTTCCATCAGAAACAAGGTtaatttcctttgattttttttttccggttTCCTGTCTTTCTTGATTCTAGTCATTAAGAGAAAAAATCATACCAACAAACTTTTTTCAACAGAACATGAACTAGTTGGATCCACTTCAGTCACATGCCTTTTCAATTTCAAGgggaaaaggaaaacaaaaaagcaaAGATTGCTCAACATTTCTATTGTGCGCCTGAAACTATGAATGGTTTGTTGCAGGTTTTTGAGGATCAGTCTAATGGTATAATCTGCTATAGGGATGACAGTGGGGAAATTATTTGTGAAGGTTATGATGATGGCCCTCGCTTCCAACAACATACTCCAAGAACAGCTTGTCATCCAAGGTAGATAGCCCTAACACAAGTAGCATAATACCATGTTCCAAATTGTTGAAAACCTGTCTAATTATTCTTTTTGATGGGGTCAGAGATATCGAGAtctttgatcttcttcttcaGCAGAGTAGGCTTCAGATGGTTAAAGGCAGTGGATTGAACTATGCTGACGAAAGTGTTGCCGTACAAAAGGACTTCAATTGTAATGGCTTTAACTCGTTCTGCTGATCAATACTCAACTCTTGTTAATAATATAAATGTCTCCCCAACTCTGTACTTCTAGTGTGTACAAGGCAGGCATATACGTCAATCATAGAATGTGAACAGAAGACATGAATGCCCTTGTTTTATATTTGAAGCACATTCTTTGAACGCGAGTTGCAGAAAATGCCTTATCTCtctggttttcttttttctttactaAACTTAAGTATTCCCCATTCTTTTGAGAGAACTAACAGAGAAACGATGAATGCTCCCTAAGCCATAAACGCTGCCCAAATATCCAGTCCTATCATGTCAATACCACGAGTCCAGATAATTGAGATATATGTTCAACAAGGAAGTTTTCAGAGAGTACAAAACAGAGGAAAGCCCAGCCAGAACTATAGCCTCCACCGATCACAGAACCAAAGATGTTCGAACCATTTCAATACTAGCACACAGATTCATAGGAATCTCCAACATAAAATAAACGAATCTGTGGCTAGTATTGGAAATCTTTAACTGAACCAGAAACAGTTTATGCTTGCTGATTGCTCTGATGAACAAAACGAGCTCACAACATGAATGAAATCAATCTAGATCTCAACCTTTTAAGCAAAAacccaaattttttaaaaacttttttacCCTCCCAACGATAATCTCACTCTCTACATGTTTTTCTATTCAGATTAATGGagaaaaaataatgtatttCCTATCAAGTGACCGTCCAATTTGCAGTCATCGACTCATCGCTCTAAAACTATCAATTTTAGAAATCTCCCCTCCTCGAACTACCAATTTATTTTCCCCGCTCCCCAAACTTGACTTAGATTTCTACAGTTGTTAGCTACATACGAGGAGCAACTGTAGCAAGCTTCAAAATCACTTAGACAATGGCTACTCCAACGTAGGGGCGATTTTATGGGTTCTAGCTAAATAATGTCAGTGAACAATCGTACGAGTTCTAGTTGAATCTTGGGTGAAAGGAACATTCGGCTAACAAAGCACTCCATTTCAGCTAACAATAACATTTAGGGAGCTAGAATTCTCCTAGTGTGAACACATCCAGTAATGTTTTGCCAAGTACTTAGAATGTCTTCTGTTTACGCTGTTGCACCTCTTAGTTAGGGTCCTCGTTGAGACTTCAACTAAGTGTTGTAGTTAGAAAGAAAGAGATCGTAAATTGACAGCAAAACTTTAAAAATGAGATGTGTATGCAATTTGTAATTGCTAGATAATTATTTTGTACAAAGATTTCATGGAGAGGTCATCCAATATTATACCCCTCAGAAATCTAATCGGCTTCAACAGCCTTGTTCTGCATTTCTAACAAATAATTATGAATTGCTCTTGTTaagaggaaggaagaaagaaaaaaaagaaagaaatatggaaagggaaaaaagaCAACGTGGGAGAAATATTTCCGAATTGCATGCTTAAATGATCAAGCACCAAGACTCGCAGTATCATTCAACTACGGTCCCAGCTTGTTTGTTCTCTTCACACAAGTCAGACTGGGATTTACTTGGAATGATTGATGGCGGGGACCACTGATCTGGGACCATCAAAAAATAGGTAGTCATCGCTTTCCTGAACCTTTTCTTGTATTGCTTAGGGGAAATTACAGTCGGAGATGAGTTTTTTGGCCCACCGAGGATGCGCGAAGCCTTCACCCATGTTTCAAGATGCTTGTCCCATGTATACTGCCTCATGAAGTCAATGATCCCAAGAACTAACTCATGCCTCTCTTCATCCACCCCAACCAGTAAAGAGTAATCCATTACATCTATCGACTGCAACACCACAGGTGTAATGaaagattaaaacaaataagaaCATCTAATGGAAGGCAGGGAAAACCTATAGaccacttttttttcttttggtttttggcCAATACGGAACCTATACAGCTAAATTTTGGAAATGTATAATATCCTAAGAACAAACAAATAAGTTTTTTACGTACATGTAGTTTAGATACTTACTGCAAGAAATGAAGTATCATTCCAAACAGCTCTCTCCAACAACCGCTTTGCTTTGTTTCCCACAAAAATTGGAGAAGTGGGCATTGCTTCAATCAAGTTCTCATCCAGCAGAACTTTGTTGCTCCCACTAGAATCAGGATTATACCGCGATCGAGATGATCCTTTAAGATCATAAAGCCGTGTCAAGTTCCTTCCAAACAGAAGATTCTCCATAACCAGAACATCCATCTTTGATTCTTTCCCTCCCTTGAGATGTTTAGATGTTACCTTTTGACATAAAGCAAACAAAGAGTAAGTCCCCAAGATCTAATGTATCTAAAGTTAGCATCATGAGGAATGTCTCTTGTATTgagtgaaatgaaaaaaatctttatataacCTCAATCGGTATCATTAGCAACAATGAAGCTATTTTTACTCGATATAATTGGCAACAAGATTCACAGCCTACTTGAATTAATTAACCAGTTCTAAAATGCGAGTgacaaagagaagggaaaacaGATACTAAGCAGGCGTTTCAAAACATCACCAGCTACTTATTCAAACTTTATTAGCGTTAATCGCTAGATTAGCAGACAATATATTATGAACACCCACCAAGAAAGAGTGACGTTACAGTTTTCCtgtgaagaaaaaaacaaaaagatggaAAGAAGTGGACACCACCTGCTAGGCCACGACTCAACCTGTTTAGGCTCCTTTTAAAGTATTTCTCCTCAATAATAGACTAGATCCACAAGAGATAAAAGGGTTATCAATGTATATAAATTTGagcatgtatatatacacataaccttaatATACTTTAGAAGAAAAGTGAATAATATTTAGATACTAGCTCAATCCTGTTTGGGTGTCTGCTAGAATTTTAATGGCCTATGTGCGTGCATATCTGATGAAAATACCCATTACCATGAAGGGGAATTGAGGAATGATAGGCTTCATAATAAAAGTCTGAAATAGCAGGATTTCAAGAACTCCTAAAATGGTCCTTCCATTGTCATGATGGTGGCTCTTAACATTTTTTGTTGGCCCTTTCAAGCCAATGAATTATGCATCACATGGCCAACAAAACAGGAATGAGACCAATAAATTTCAAAGCATAACCAAACATGTCCTCAACGAATTCTTCTGTTTAGGTTGCCATGACATTACCCCTACCCATCCAGTAAACTTCTGGAATCTATATGCTAAAGAAGCCAATGCTTGGCTAACATGATAATCAGAGTCAGTATTACCAGCTTTTTAATTCATTCCTAGACTTGACAAGTTGccagattatttttttttataagtggcAAGTAGATAGATTTAGAATGAGCTTGATGATTTAGCAGGACCAGAATTGCAGCACTCAAGTAAGTACCTGATAGATACCCAAAATCTTTGCCAGGCACGTTGGACTTCCTGAGCCAATTGATTCAGATAGGTACTTGAAATATCCGGGAGCAAATTTTAAAAACGATTCCAACTCTGTCTTAGTAACTTGTTTAATGATAAATCTATCATCCATGGTTTTCGCAAAGAAGACATTGCTCTTGCCGCCTGTGGCCCCCCACTTTTTACAACGACTAAGAGACCTTATGAAATCAAGCTCAGAAGGACAACAAATCTTCCTTAAGGCCTCAAAATGCTTAGCATAGTAACAAGTGACTGAATATTTCACCTTACCAAGTGGGCTATCATCTCCAAAAACAACTCTGACGTGCAATGATTTTGTATATGAGAGTGGGTCTAGAACCAGAGAGCTCCGAGATCCAGACatggataaaaaaatatcatctgaGGACCCAAGACTTCTATGATAATCAGAGGCTGTGTCATCAGCAGAATGAAATGATTGGGAATTCACTGAATCAGATAGTGATAAGGAAGGCACAAAATCTGCACCATCTTTTGGCCTTTCAAGATCATTAGtcagttgaaattgatattctGGTGATACTAGAGCATAAGATATAATACTTGTTGGCTCATCGTCATATACTGGAATGACGGTATCATTAATACCCACAGAATAAAGCAGCCTAGCCCCACCTTGGAGTTCCGACTGCCTAAAGGATGAAATGTAGACTGGATTGTACTCACTCAGCACATCAAACTTTTGAGCACTGGCTAAAAAATTCTTGTTGAATGATCGATAGAAGTTTAAGAAAGGTATTCGTGACCAGCTTACAGAGTCCTCTATGCTATCAGGGTTTTTTAGGGAACCTGCTGGTGAAAGAACAAGGGCAACCTTGGTTCCATTTTGCTCTTCTGCTTGGTTCTCCAATTGCAATCCCTCCACCAGGGCAGGTGTAGTTGAAGCTTCTGTCATGGCCACATCAGGGAACCTACATGTACTATCCTTAGGTATTCCAATTCCTGTGTGATTTTCACCAGTCCACGCAGCATCCAGGGTATCTGAGAGATTTGCTATGATAGGGAACCCTCCATCAGAGAGGGCCCTACGAAAGTTTACTTCTGATGTTAAAACTTCAGATCGATCCTGACCCATCTCTTTTTCTTGATGAACTACATCAGACTGGTTAGTATCCCTACCATTTCCTCCCCTCTGCTCAGGGCTTTTTTTAAGCTCTGCGTCCAAAGGAAGAGAATCATAACTACGAAAGCATTTCTCAGGTTTGTTGGCCACATTCACTTCTGTGAGTTTATCATTACTAACAAGGAGTTTCTCCAAATGTTCTGGATTTGAGCTGGCCAAGCCATCCTGAAAGCTTTTCATATCTAAATTGTCTGCATAAACCAGGCGATGGTCCCATATATAAGATAGAAAAAGTAACTGCCTCCGCAGTCGATTTATCTCAAGAATGTCAATAATTGGTTTTCCCTTTCTCATTTCCTTGTTCAAAATCTTTTGGAGTGATTCCTAGACAACATGAACTTAAAAGTTAGAACCCAGATATCTTTTTCAAAGGAATGTGTTATCAGTAAAAAGCAGCCAAAAAACATTTCTCATGAAATAATAGATATTGTTAAGGTCTCGtaaatttcatgataaaaattacGGGTATTTGtgccaaaattttcaaatttcccTTCATTACCAGGATCTATTGATGTAAACTCAAAAATGAACCAACAAAAAAGATcacttttttcaataaaagaTGTTTGCATATTACATGTTACAAAAATAGATAAACCACAAGGAAGGTTAAAGATGGTCAGAATCATAAAAATGTCATTCAAAGTGCACAAAATCAAAGTCAATGATTTTCTTCATTATGGAAACTTCTGATAAtcaagagaaaatagttttgaGTTAACCATTTCCATAGTGTCAATGAATCAACTGCATATATGTCCATTGATTTACATAGTCtacatatatgcttggaattcaGCTTTTAAGACAATGAAACTAGTGTAATTAGGTAGGAaaacttgaaattaataaaGATGAACCTCACCTCAAATTCTGCTTTCTCCTTCTGTAACATTGCTTCCAGTTCTGCAATTCGGCGCCTTGTTTCAGGGGTTTTCATGCCACTATTAAGAGGACCAGAACCAGATCTTTTTTCTGCTATTTGGCAAAGAGCATTGAGTACTTCAGAAAATAGAAACTCTGCCCGATCAACCATCTGTCACAAAACAGAAGCAAATCACCATAAGCAATTATATAACATGAATGTAATCTTCAAAGATCCAGACTTGTTATCACTTCACCTCATCTGTTTCTTTTTGTATCCAGTCCTGATTTTCACAGTTGAAGTCCAGCATGGGTGGTGGAAGGTAGACAGAATAAACATCAATTGATGCATATCGAAAGCAAGCAACCATTTTGCCAAACCTGCACATGTAAGAAAgtgagaggggagagagagagagagagagattgaataGCACATCTGAACTTATCATATgttatttatttcctttccacccATTGGCTGTTTTGGCAGTCTACTCCCTTGAATGGGCATAATACCATGATCAAACCATCACTTTTCTGAAGATTCGCCAAATACATACAACCGTCCAAAAATAGGGCGTAAAAGAGGGTGGCTGACATCATTCAATTCATTAAAATATAGTTTGATTCAACCCAGCTGGATCTTTGTTCTCTAAATGTTGtatgaaaaaattgtattgatcacAGACCCAGCATAAACACTGTTGACTGTACTCTTCCATCAGATAGACAACCACTCACCATGTCGAGACTAtacacaaacacacgtgcaatatatatttatggaaagAAGGTACAATGAAATTACCCATAGAAACGAAGACAATCTCTATGTAAAGAATGGCCACAACTTGCCACCCTGCTCGCAGCGGCGTGGTTTGAGAAACTGAGCTCCAAAAATTTCCCAAACGATAAACCCCAGGCAGCATCAGACATCACTATTCGCCGAGTTGCAGGAGGAAATCCATTGGTCCTTGGACACCGCAGGCATCTGTGCCACATCCAGATCTTTCCTTCCCTTTCACCTGGTAAAAGAATTTCTTGTAGCTTCTTAACAGATATGGTGAGTGTACCC
Coding sequences within it:
- the LOC122279781 gene encoding uncharacterized protein LOC122279781 → MAMNLTSPKYFQSQSIFASNGESPLEANASLFGKSNDNPFVDTFPDPLCQLNLKETSDFVKSFPVANNITEGGGFLEVSAQREGVNSVTRRRIEAPPTPGRPVFSFSAGNHPRKSFPSKWDDAEKWLMSSSCHDSPAHTTKSSESSKIIKQADSVKQQVAVFAEKSRVTEENVSKVVSTFQGSASLDQHYYSVRALHEVSASTDVLLKDKFTDDKEPILPNFRYSEPTKEGFLFKNLAGGSMKDACTGVVHEVQHRDAGTEMTPLGSSTTSRCHTPFKSTSPARHNTPSNRSGPLALGNSSSSNSTIDIAQLQECHLAKLQLGTQYDSVTSNWSSREEEEDEVSKSLRHFEMENGCRKSVSDSRAAAWEEEEKTKCCLRYQREEAKIQAWVNLQSAKAEAQSRKLEVKIQRMRSNLEEKLMKRMAVVHRKAEELRAAAQQQHSEQTQKASEQARKIMNRNNLHFPGYNSCGCFPCNNFH
- the LOC122279808 gene encoding uncharacterized protein LOC122279808: MAVACSSPPHIPILKSGLLINPISKSLVVKYSQAPFKKAPRFQIKCSIRNKVFEDQSNGIICYRDDSGEIICEGYDDGPRFQQHTPRTACHPRDIEIFDLLLQQSRLQMVKGSGLNYADESVAVQKDFNCNGFNSFC